A window of Strix aluco isolate bStrAlu1 chromosome 2, bStrAlu1.hap1, whole genome shotgun sequence contains these coding sequences:
- the P2RY2 gene encoding P2Y purinoceptor 2 — protein MANLTTPPAWTRVINSSLDPSGTGDTYKCIFDEDFKYVLLPVSYGIVCVVGLFLNLLALYVFIFRIKTWNASTTYMFNLAVSDTLYVVSLPLLVYYYAMGDNWPFSVGLCKIVRFLFYTNLYCSILFLLCISIHRFLGICFPLKSLQWGHVRYAQRVSVIVWVVTVACQSPVLFFVTTSVKRDTITCHDTSSKDLFGQFVIYSSVMLVLLFCIPFLIIIVCYCLMARRLLQPTRGISRLSRSKKKSVKMIIIVLMVFIVCFLPFHVTRTLYYSFRSWDLSCQTLNAINLAYKVTRPLASTNSCLDPILYFLAGQRFMKFAGSKMPGKPQNEMALGIVPNSHLGTSSDTATLSRDVNS, from the coding sequence ATGGCGAACTTAACAACTCCTCCAGCCTGGACCAGAGTCATCAACAGCTCCTTGGACCCAAGTGGCACAGGAGACACCTACAAGTGCATATTTGATGAGGACTTCAAGTATGTCCTGCTGCCCGTCTCCTACGGCATCGTGTGTGTGGTGGGGCTCTTTCTTAACCTGCTGGCCCTCTACGTCTTCATCTTCAGGATCAAGACCTGGAATGCCTCCACCACATACATGTTCAACCTGGCCGTGTCCGACACGCTCTATGTGgtctccctgcccctcctggtgTATTATTATGCCATGGGGGACAACTGGCCCTTCAGTGTGGGCTTGTGTAAGATAGTCCGTTTCTTGTTTTACACCAACCTCTACTGCAgcatccttttcctcctctgcattaGCATCCATCGATTCCTGGGCATCTGCTTCCCGCTGAAGTCGCTGCAGTGGGGACACGTTCGCTATGCCCAGAGGGTGTCGGTCATCGTGTGGGTGGTGACCGTCGCGTGCCAGTCGCCCGTGCTCTTCTTCGTCACCACCAGCGTGAAGCGTGACACCATCACCTGCCACGACACATCCAGCAAGGACCTCTTTGGCCAGTTTGTCATTTACAGTTCGGTGATGCTGGTGCTGCTTTTCTGCATCCCTTTCCTCATCATCATCGTCTGCTACTGTCTAATGGCCCGGAGGCTGCTGCAGCCAACACGGGGCATCTCCCGGTTGTCCCGATCCAAAAAGAAATCAGTCAAGATGATAATCATTGTCTTGATGGTcttcattgtttgttttcttcctttccatgtCACTCGTACCTTGTACTACTCCTTCCGGAGCTGGGACTTGAGCTGTCAGACCCTCAATGCTATCAATTTGGCCTATAAGGTGACTCGTCCCCTAGCTAGCACCAACAGCTGCTTGGATCCCATTTTGTATTTCTTAGCAGGACAACGATTTATGAAGTTTGCGGGCAGCAAAATGCCAGGGAAGCCTCAAAACGAAATGGCACTGGGCATCGTGCCCAACAGTCACCTGGGAACCAGCAGCGACACAGCCACGTTATCCAGGGATGTGAACTCCTAG